From the genome of Anopheles moucheti chromosome 3, idAnoMoucSN_F20_07, whole genome shotgun sequence, one region includes:
- the LOC128304297 gene encoding kinesin-like protein KIF13A isoform X2, whose protein sequence is MSDKIKVAVRVRPFNRRELELATENVIEMDGYQTILKYPASLDKMERKPPKIFAFDHCFYSTDANANNFASQELVFNNIGRDILENAFQGYNACIFAYGQTGSGKSYTMMGNQESKGIIPRLCDELFASIAAKQTDELNYKVEVSYMEIYNEKVHDLLDPKTAKQSLKVREHNVLGPYVDGLSQLAVTSFLDIDNLMAEGNKSRTVAATNMNSESSRSHAVFTVVLTQTLIDTLSGVTGEKVSRVSLVDLAGSERAVKTGAVGDRLKEGSNINKSLTTLGLVISKLADSTGGGKNKDKFVPYRDSVLTWLLKDNLGGNSKTVMLATLSPAADNYEETLSTLRYADRAKRIVNHAVVNEDPNARIIRELRKEVETLREMLKHATGNNFGDMKRVDIHDKLAESENLMKQISQTWEEKLEKTEQIQSERQQALEKMGISVQDSGIKVEKNKYYLVNLNADPSLNELLVYYLKEETLIGGRSSSGSKQPDIQLLGLGIQPEHCLITIEDGELYMEPIENARCCVNGSVMNGKTALHHGDRILWGNHHFFRVNCPKSAANNATLGTSEPQTPAQHLDYYYAQEELMQNELSNNPIQAAISRLEKQHEEDKQVALEKQRQEYEKQFQQLRNILSPTTPYAPYAPYDPFRLGKLPPNTPTGQLRVEKWAQERDEMFKRSLGQLKTDIVRANALVQEANVLAEEMDKQTKFSVTLQIPPANLSPNRKRGAFVSEPAILVRRMNSGSQIWSMEKLENKLIDMRDMYQDYKERHLAAMEEAKAKSDPFYESQENHNLIGVANIFLEVLFHDVKLEYHTPIISQQGEVAGRLQVEISRVAGTFPQDRMCESASESSADSHEDDEDSPDALSPPLPTNSNQISCRISIKQASGLPLYLSNFVFCQYSFWNHEVAVVPATNQEVAGHNQNITFKFDHEADYVVTMNEEFMEHCTDGALSIEVWGHRSVGFSRMKDWEVEQQQAKARSLADRWAELSRKIELWVEIHELNDNGDWAPVEVQCARDMLTGGVYQLRQGFQRRVMVRVKPVQNSGTLPIICQSIINVSMGCVTVRSKLQKPMDSYQEEDLTVLRDKWSEALGRRRQYLDQQIQRLINKDDKTEQEKEREQSLVNQWVSLTEERNAVLVPAPGSGIPGAPASWDPPLGMEPHVPVLFLDLNADDLSTQGLSNDEVPMAGLNSILPKEHGNKFYNLQIIQHLDKDICAICSWDSSIHDCASLNRITEANERVYLILKTTVRLSHPAPMDLVLRKRLALNIYKRQSFTDRLKKLRIGRAESLSLQSGVTYEVVSNIPKASEELEDRESLAQIAATGDDCSASDGETYIEKYTKGVSAVESILTLDRLRQSVAVKELEQVRGPALSMRKTASVPNFSQMRFFDASFESLLNIGRSESYADLKMGLNNAQSTRETANNRQKMKNNNGEESSCSGYGAASPAASKLAQRMTTLHEEPLIKQICYEEEGEDRFSEPEYADYNDFYDQPMGNKPSLSKMKSSYTVESFIDIDKRSQSTAGEGMNSIGVTGGKFAGKTKVESASMGGISSAPVSGGSAGGHGSKYQTMTPSMSSSTSSGYGSQAVSCTNLTNDDTYSIRSLSAGETPDTMSPSKMQDQIFCSASTNAKYEEASLTSLTTSTSASENTLIAASMDNYNSNPSTRPLSDMPKRVNPFLKDAILEVIDGSKSVESVDHVKQHIHQHNEEDEGICAEQTQSAHSTAMSESTQMVDESDQCSTNTKFSSDVMESNFSSTPGKQEIFPEWVSVGESVLIRPYNTSGLIAFIGATHFQGGTWIGVELDTPTGKNDGTVQGIQYFECRPKHGIFVRVDKLILDKRGRAIRELKKAEKMKADLASGKGGQRPLTGGAGMATNGPRK, encoded by the exons ATGTCGGATAAAATCAAAGTGGCTGTGCGGGTTCGTCCGTTTAATCGGCGAG aactTGAACTCGCCACAGAAAACGTCATTGAAATGGATGGCTATCAAACGATTTTGAAATATCCTGCCAGCTTAGATAAGATGGAAAG GAAACCACCGAAGATATTCGCTTTCGATCACTGTTTCTATTCGACCgatgcaaatgcaaacaacTTTGCGTCACAGGAGCTGGTCTTCAACAACATCGGTCGCGACATTCTGGAAAATGCATTTCAGGGCTATAATGCTTGCATCTTTGCGTACGGTCAGACTGGATCGGGCAAGTCGTACACGATGATGGGTAACCAAGAAAGCAAAGGCATCATACCGCGCCTGTGCGACGAGTTGTTTGCATCCATCGCTGCCAAACAGACGGACGAGCTAAACTATAAGGTAGAAGTGTCATACATGGAGATCTACAATGAAAAGGTGCACGACCTGCTCGATCCGAAGACAGCTAAACAGTCGCTAAAGGTGCGTGAGCATAACGTGCTTGGTCCGTATGTCGATGGATTATCCCAGCTGGCAGTCACATCATTTCTG gATATTGATAACCTGATGgcagaaggaaacaaatcGCGTACGGTCGCCGCAACGAATATGAATTCAGAATCGTCCCGCTCGCACGCAGTCTTCACAGTCGTGCTGACACAGACACTAATCGACACACTATCCGGGGTCACGGGAGAAAAGGTATCACGTGTTTCGCTGGTCGATTTGGCCGGTAGTGAGCGTGCAGTGAAAACCGGTGCCGTTGGAGACCGGCTCAAAGAGGGCTCAAATATCAACAAAAGCCTTACCACACTCGGCTTGGTGATATCGAAACTGGCTGATAGTACAGGAGGTGGCAAGAACAAAGATAAGTTTGTGCCGTACCGTGACTCAGTGTTGACGTGGCTACTAAAGGACAATCTTGGTGGTAACTCGAAGACGGTAATGTTGGCAACATTGTCACCAGCAGCAGATAACTACGAGGAGACGCTGTCTACGCTTAGGTATGCCGATCGGGCTAAACGAATTGTTAATCATGCAGTTGTGAATGAAGACCCGAATGCACGTATCATCCGTGAATTGCGCAAGGAAGTCGAAACGCTGCGTGAAATGTTAAAGCATGCGACTGGTAACAACTTTGGTGACATGAAGCGCGTCGACATCCACGATAAACTTGCGGAAAGCGAGAACCTGATGAAGCAGATCTCTCAAACGTGGGAAGAAAAGTTGGAGAAGACCGAACAAATCCAAAGCGAACGTCAGCAGGCGCTGGAGAAGATGGGTATCAGTGTGCAGGACAGTGGTATCAAGgtggaaaagaataaatacTATCTAGTCAACCTGAATGCAGATCCGTCACTGAATGAGCTCCTGGTGTATTACTTGAAGGAGGAAACACTGATCGGTGGTCGAAGCAGTAGCGGTAGTAAACAGCCCGACATTCAGCTACTTGGTCTCGGCATTCAGCCAGAACACTGTCTTATTACAATCGAGGATGGTGAGCTGTATATGGAACCCATCGAGAATGCTCGTTGCTGCGTGAATGGCTCTGTCATGAATGGAAAGACAGCGCTTCATCATGGTGATCGTATCCTGTGGGGAAATCATCACTTTTTTCGCGTAAATTGTCCGAAATCAGCTGCCAACAATGCGACTTTAGGAACTTCGGAACCACAGACACCGGCGCAGCATCTTGATTATTATTACGCACAGGAAGAGTTGATGCAAAATGAGTTAAGCAACAACCCGATTCAGGCGGCCATCTCGCGATTAGAGAAGCAACACGAAGAAGATAAGCAGGTGGCACTCGAAAAGCAACGGCAAGAGTATGAGAAGCAATTTCAGCAGTTGCGAAACATCCTGTCACCGACAACACCGTATGCACCGTATGCTCCGTACGATCCATTCCGGCTGGGAAAACTCCCTCCAAACACACCGACGGGCCAACTACGCGTTGAAAAGTGGGCACAGGAGAGGGACGAGATGTTTAAACGATCTCTCGGTCAGCTCAAGACAGACATCGTACGAGCAAATGCACTCGTACAGGAAGCAAACGTGCTGGCAGAAGAGATggacaagcaaacaaaattcaGTGTGACGCTGCAGATACCTCCGGCCAATCTCAGTCCGAATAGAAAGCGAGGCGCCTTCGTAAGCGAGCCTGCCATCTTGGTGCGACGCATGAACTCAGGCAGTCAGATATGGAGTATGGAAAAACTGGAGAACAAGCTCATAGATATGCGCGACATGTACCAAGACTACAAGGAGCGTCATCTGGCAGCTATGGAAGAGGCCAAAGCTAAGTCGGATCCGTTTTACGAGTCACAAGAAAATCATAACCTGATCGGTGTAGCAAACATCTTTCTGGAGGTATTGTTTCACGATGTGAAGTTGGAGTATCACACACCGATTATTAGTCAGCAAGGTGAAGTGGCTGGGCGGTTACAGGTGGAGATTAGCCGTGTGGCTGGTACCTTCCCACAAGATCGTATGTGTGAGTCAGCATCTGAGAGTTCCGCAGACAGTCATGAGGACGATGAGGACTCGCCCGATGCGCTCTCACCACCGCTGCCCACCAATAGCAATCAGATCAGCTGTAGAATTAGCATCAAGCAAGCGTCCGGACTGCCGCTCTACCTGTCCAATTTTGTGTTCTGTCAGTATTCTTTCTGGAATCACGAGGTAGCGGTGGTGCCGGCGACCAATCAAGAAGTCGCTGGTCACAACCAAAACATAACTTTCAAGTTTGACCACGAAGCGGACTACGTGGTGACGATGAACGAAGAGTTCATGGAACATTGCACGGATGGTGCCCTTTCAATTGAGGTGTGGGGCCATCGATCTGTGGGATTCTCACGCATGAAAGATTGGGAGGTAGAACAACAACAGGCAAAGGCACGTTCCCTGGCTGATCGTTGGGCAGAGTTATCACGCAAGATCGAACTGTGGGTTGAGATCCATGAGCTGAACGATAATGGTGATTGGGCTCCTGTCGAGGTTCAATGCGCACGCGACATGCTAACAGGTGGAGTGTACCAACTACGCCAAGGGTTCCAACGTCGCGTTATGGTGCGAGTAAAGCCAGTGCAAAACTCTGGCACTTTACCTATCATCTGTCAATCGATCATCAATGTATCCATGGGATGTGTAACTGTTCGCTCCAAACTGCAGAAACCTATGGACTCGTATCAAGAAGAAGATCTGACGGTACTGCGGGACAAATGGAGTGAAGCACTTGGACGCCGACGGCAATACCTTGATCAACAAATACAGCGATTGATTAACAAAGATGATAAGACAGAACAAGAAAAGGAACGCGAGCAGAGTTTGGTGAACCAATGGGTTTCACTAACGGAGGAGCGTAATGCGGTTTTAGTGCCGGCACCTGGTTCCGGTATTCCTGGTGCACCCGCCTCTTGGGATCCACCACTCGGCATGGAACCGCATGTTCCTGTTCTGTTTCTTGATCTCAATGCTGACGATCTGTCGACGCAGGGTCTGTCGAACGATGAGGTCCCGATGGCTGGTTTGAATTCGATTTTGCCAAAAGAGCATGGCAATAAGTTCTACAATTTGCAGATAATCCAGCACTTGGATAAAGATATTTGCGCAATTTGTAGTTGGGATTCTTCCATTCATGACTGTGCGTCCCTTAACCGTATCACAGAAGCAAATGAGCGCGTTTACCTGATTCTGAAAACGACCGTGCGACTTTCACATCCGGCTCCAATGGATTTGGTACTTCGCAAGCGGCTAGCACTAAACATTTACAAGCGGCAGAGCTTTACGGATCGGTTAAAGAAACTACGCATAGGCCGCGCAGAGTCGCTGTCCTTACAATCAGGCGTTACATACGAAGTTGTTTCGAACATTCCAAAGGCCTCGGAAGAGCTAGAGGATCGCGAGTCGTTGGCACAAATAGCCGCCACCGGTGATGATTGTTCGGCAAGTGATGGCGAAACATATATCG AAAAATATACCAAAGGAGTATCAGCTGTGGAGAGTATTTTGACGCTGGATCGTCTAAGGCAGAGTGTGGCCGTAAAAGAGCTGGAACAGGTGCGCGGACCGGCACTTTCTATGCGCAAGACGGCCAGCGTGCCAAATTTCTCCCAG ATGAGATTCTTCGATGCTTCGTTCGAGTCGTTGTTGAACATTGGACGATCAGAATCGTATGCTGATTTGAAAATGGGTCTTAACAATG CACAAAGCACGCGTGAGACAGCCAACAACAGAcaaaagatgaaaaacaaCAATGGTGAAGAATCGTCCTGTTCGGGTTACGGTGCAG CATCGCCAGCCGCAAGCAAGTTAGCCCAAAGGATGACGACGTTGCACGAAGAACCGTTGATCAAACAGATATGCTACGAGGAAGAAGGAGAGGATCGGTTTAGTGAACCGGAGTATGCTGATTACAACGATTTCTACGATCAGCCAATGGGCAACAAGCCGTCACTATCGAAGATGAAATCATCCTACACAGTCGAATCGTTTATTGATATCGATAAGCGTAGCCAGTCGACCGCTGGTGAAGGGATGAATTCGATCGGAGTGACTGGTGGAAAATTCGCTGGTAAGACGAAGGTGGAATCGGCGTCCATGGGTGGAATCTCATCGGCGCCGGTATCGGGCGGTAGTGCTGGTGGCCATGGGtcaaaatatcaaacaatGACGCCTAGTATGAGTTCATCAACTTCGAGCGGCTACGGTTCTCAAGCCGTCTCGTGCACTAACCTCACCAACGATGACACATACTCCATCCGGTCACTAAGCGCCGGAGAAACACCAG ATACAATGTCGCCGTCCAAAATGCAGGATCAAATTTTCTGCTCTGCTAGCACCAATGCCAAATACGAGGAGGCATCTCTGACCTCTCTTACGACCTCAACCTCCGCTTCAGAGAACACACTTATAGCGGCGAGCATGGACAACTATAACAGCAATCCATCGACACGACCACTTAGCGATATGCCTAAGCGCGTTAATCCCTTCCTTAAGGATGCCATTTTGGAAGTGATTGACGGTAGCAAATCGGTCGAATCTGTCGATCATGTGAAACAGCATATACATCAACATAATGAAGAAGATGAAGGAATTTGCGCAGAGCAAACTCAATCTGCACATTCAACGGCTATGAGTGAATCGACACAAATGGTTGACGAAAGTGATCAATGCTCAACGAACACCAAATTCTCCTCAGATG TTATGGAAAGCAATTTCTCCTCGACGCCTGGAAAGCAGGAAATATTTCCCGAATGGGTATCGGTTGGCGAGTCCGTGTTAATAAGACCCTATAATACCAGCGGTTTAATAGCTTTCATCGGTGCCACTCACTTCCAG GGAGGAACTTGGATCGGAGTAGAGTTGGACACGCCGACTGGCAAAAACGACGGTACCGTGCAAGGGATCCAATATTTTGAATGCCGTCCAAAGCACGGAATTTTTGTGCGTGTTGACAAATTGATTCTCGACAAGCGTGGCCGTGCAATACGTGAACTGAAAAAAGCGGAGAAGATGAAAG CTGACCTAGCTAGTGGCAAAGGTGGACAGAGGCCATTGACGGGTGGTGCTGGAATGGCAACTAATGGCCCACGCAAATGA